Proteins encoded in a region of the Xylocopa sonorina isolate GNS202 chromosome 1, iyXylSono1_principal, whole genome shotgun sequence genome:
- the LOC143432518 gene encoding uncharacterized protein LOC143432518 codes for MQPFSTGSTMASETPTSLPPERVTSPAPCKNLTFSIAKIMEPDKRLTEQSNNQQTTPSQPPPPGISSLTYSVHLESAFKKYVPTLRHQNLLQPYSLFYYPNSTLLSAFPAPLPATPAVPQNSPLPTTIQKAFSKMTVSPESQREKKSPGPRSNELSATNKQKTFTCPECGKVFNAHYNLTRHMPVHTGARPFVCKICGKGFRQASTLCRHKIIHTAEKPHKCPTCGKAFNRSSTLNTHRRIHANYKPFVCEYCGKGFHQKGNYKNHKLTHSGEKAYKCNICNKAFHQIYNLTFHMHTHNDKKPFSCKICGKGFCRNFDLKKHMRKLHDTGSPVLNGLGTSAQAHNQQSGYASVHHGPGGHSFVSPFLLPPPGSASYLSKML; via the coding sequence ATGCAACCGTTCTCGACCGGCAGCACGATGGCGAGCGAGACACCGACCAGCCTCCCCCCGGAGAGGGTCACATCCCCGGCGCCGTGCAAGAATTTAACCTTCTCGATCGCGAAGATCATGGAGCCGGACAAACGACTCACGGAGCAGAGCAATAATCAGCAAACGACACCGTCGCAGCCGCCACCGCCAGGCATCTCGTCGTTAACGTACTCCGTTCACTTGGAATCGGCGTTCAAAAAGTACGTGCCAACGTTGAGGCACCAGAACCTCCTGCAGCCCTACTCCCTCTTCTACTATCCGAACTCGACGCTGCTGAGTGCCTTCCCAGCCCCGCTGCCAGCGACGCCCGCCGTCCCGCAGAACTCTCCGCTGCCCACGACCATTCAGAAAGCGTTCTCGAAGATGACGGTGTCGCCGGAGAGCCAACGAGAGAAGAAGAGCCCCGGGCCGCGGAGCAACGAACTGAGCGCGACGAACAAACAGAAAACGTTCACCTGCCCCGAATGCGGTAAGGTGTTCAACGCCCACTACAATCTAACAAGACACATGCCCGTTCACACGGGCGCGCGTCCGTTCGTCTGCAAGATCTGCGGCAAGGGCTTCCGCCAGGCGAGCACGCTCTGCAGGCACAAGATCATCCACACGGCGGAGAAGCCGCACAAGTGTCCTACCTGCGGCAAGGCTTTCAACCGTAGCTCGACGCTGAACACGCACAGGCGCATCCACGCCAACTACAAGCCGTTCGTCTGCGAATACTGCGGCAAGGGGTTCCATCAGAAGGGTAACTACAAGAATCACAAGCTGACGCACAGCGGCGAAAAGGCGTACAAGTGCAACATCTGCAACAAGGCGTTCCATCAGATCTACAATCTGACCTTCCACATGCACACGCACAACGACAAGAAACCGTTCTCCTGCAAGATCTGCGGCAAGGGGTTCTGCAGGAACTTCGACCTCAAGAAGCACATGCGGAAGTTGCACGACACCGGCTCGCCCGTGTTGAACGGCCTAGGTACTTCAGCGCAGGCCCACAACCAACAGTCCGGGTACGCGTCCGTCCATCACGGACCCGGTGGACACTCGTTCGTCAGCCCGTTCCTGCTACCGCCACCGGGATCCGCGAGTTATCTCAGCAAGATGTTGTGA
- the LOC143422604 gene encoding transmembrane reductase CYB561D2, whose amino-acid sequence MEGGQATALSLRQIKVDVGLSPNSSNDSVDSDALGTRCSKYIKTIDAVNHVLIVSLTVFTLFHSMQVYNVMNLHVSLCTLGYVLLMSEAIVVLAGESVLTNSLTHRAKKHVHWFLQILGLISIISGIVVMYRVKSLHFRSPHAILGITSASLMIFLALTGYPVFIASKLRSYVRPVLIKCGHNFLGIACFAIGIAAQCTGYRYFRVLNSEDFDWQLVCIIVSVLITILSVRSALPALFRQFISLFK is encoded by the exons ATGGAGGGAGGACAGGCGACCGCATTGTCGTTGAGGCAGATAAAAGTCGACGTGGGGCTGTCCCCGAATTCCTCGAACGATTCCGTCGATTCGGATGCCCTCGGAACCAGGTGCAGCAAGTACATCAAGACGATCGACGCTGTTAACCATGTACTAATCGTATCGTTAACAGTGTTCACTCTGTTCCACTCGATGCAAGTTTACAATGTAATGAATTTGCACGTGTCACTCTGCACTCTCGGG TACGTTCTACTGATgtcggaggccattgtcgtgtTAGCCGGCGAAAGCGTCTTGACAAACAGTCTCACGCACCGTGCCAAGAAGCACGTCCACTGGTTCTTGCAAATCCTCGGACTGATCTCCATCATTTCCGGGATCGTGGTGATGTATCGAGTCAAGAGCCTGCACTTTCGATCCCCGCACGCGATACTTGGCATCACGTCCGCCAGCCTGATGATTTTTTTAGCCCTGACCGGCTACCCGGTTTTCATCGCCAGCAAGCTCCGCAGCTACGTCAGGCCAGTGCTGATCAAATGCGGGCACAACTTCCTCGGCATAGCGTGCTTCGCGATCGGCATCGCCGCGCAGTGTACCGGTTACAGGTACTTCCGTGTGTTGAATTCCGAGGACTTCGACTGGCAGTTGGTATGCATAATCGTCAGCGTTCTGATAACGATACTGTCCGTCAGAAGCGCGCTCCCGGCCCTGTTCAGACAGTTTATATCGTTATTCAAATGA